The Dyadobacter sandarakinus DNA window TCAATGTTTTTTTCGCGCGCTCCATGTTGCAGCAAGGTGTTGTATGCTCCTTCAAAAAGTTTTTCCGTCACCTCGCTGTTCCACTCGGCTACCAGTATCCCAAACTTTTTATCAGATATATCCGGCAGGTCATTTGTATTAAAAACGCTTAGGTTTTTGTCGGCACTTGACATATTATTTTCTGTTAAAATGATCCAAGATTAATAAAAAAAGGATAAAACCTTATCGGCTTTATCCTTCCAAGAGACAGTAATAATTATACTATTATTTGCCGACCTGTCCCTCCAAAAGTCCCATGTATTTCTTTGCATTCACCACTTCTGACGAAAGCGGGAATTCATCGATAACCCGTTTATAGGTTGACACTGCATCAGCCGGCTGATTTGCTTTTTCTTGTGCAAGCGCGAGTTTCATCAGGTAAACGGGTGTGAAATACTCGTTCTTTTCAGAATCAACTGCCTTTTTGTAGTATGAAATAGCTTCCGCAGGTTGATTTTTTTCAAAATATGCGTCCCCAATCAGAGACTGAGCGCGGGCATGAACCAGAAGATCAGAAGAACTGAATGATTGCAGGTGGTTGATTGCGTCATCAAATTTACCTTGCTTCAAAAGGGCTACACCTGCATAAAAGCTGGCCAGGTTGCTTGCATCTGTTCCTTTATAGTTATCAGCAATTGAAAGCAAGCCTTCATTGCCACCGCTTCCGTTCAGGGCTTTCTGCAAAGAATCTGCTTCAAAATCATAAATTACGCTTGACAATGCATTCTGTGCGGTACCTTCCTGACTTGCGATATAAGCCTTATAGCCTGCAAAAGCCACGATTGCCAGCAGAATAGCCGCCCCGATACCCAAAACTACCTTCCGGTTTTTAATGAAAAAAACCTCGGCCTTGCTGATTTTCCCAGCGAGCGCTTCAGGTGTTTCAATGATCTCAAGCCCGGATCCGTCTGCGTGTTTCTTGCTCATATAAGTATTCGAATTTGGAGTGCAAATTTACGAAAGTTTTTAAGTCAAACAACTTAGGAAACAATTCTTTGCATGCTGGTAAAGCGCTGGTCCTATAACAAAACTGCCCGGCTTATAACCGGGCAGTTTTGTTTTGCAAAAGGTGAAAATAGATTAGCTATAAAGCGGGAATTGCTTCATCCATTCATTCACTTCCCCTTTTACCGTATTGATCTTACTATCATTATCGTGATTGCTTAAAACAGTATCGAGCAGTTCAACGATCCGCGCCATGTCCGTCTCTATCAGTCCCCGCGTGGTCATGGCAGCCGTTCCTACCCGGATACCGGAAGTAACCATAGGCGATTTATCATCGAACGGTACCATATTTTTGTTGATCGTGATATCGGCTTTAATCA harbors:
- a CDS encoding tetratricopeptide repeat protein yields the protein MSKKHADGSGLEIIETPEALAGKISKAEVFFIKNRKVVLGIGAAILLAIVAFAGYKAYIASQEGTAQNALSSVIYDFEADSLQKALNGSGGNEGLLSIADNYKGTDASNLASFYAGVALLKQGKFDDAINHLQSFSSSDLLVHARAQSLIGDAYFEKNQPAEAISYYKKAVDSEKNEYFTPVYLMKLALAQEKANQPADAVSTYKRVIDEFPLSSEVVNAKKYMGLLEGQVGK